A region of Solanum dulcamara chromosome 7, daSolDulc1.2, whole genome shotgun sequence DNA encodes the following proteins:
- the LOC129896728 gene encoding uncharacterized protein LOC129896728: MSWLGRSIANSLNLDDDTNNVVPPPNQDHSTDNPKSENHQQIDDLSSPTSTSRGVKEDLSELTKTLTSQFWGVASFLAPPPQSDSYKPLDDSKSDPGEEEPDPASGIVGLQTDFAEISGKFRSGISILSNNIAVSEITKMASNLLQLGPEEEEGFDLDKGVVGVTEEVVVFVRDIAMHPETWLDFPLPKNEDEEDFYLSDAQQEHALAVEQLAPRLPALRIELCPIYMSEARFWEIYFVLLHPRLDKQDAKLLSTPQVVKARASLAQELHKRTKPIEEDWPEKRTSESNDRNDSGHEEIVSVPSTALSANVVQEMSSVEPSTFTGVPVPGTEKQPVLGTESQVVDKAVVEGLVTHSNVGKQPVISSEIQIVDKPVVEGGLITHSKVEKQPVISSEIQIVDKPVVEGGLATHKNVEKQPVISSEIRIVDKSVVEGGLASHKNIEKPQSVSTSKLEESDEDDGDDWLKEEGAEFVGVSKTTIPVDNEEDVSFSDLEEDNMDVPANVKEVNYSCEKDSQYCVQLRKSSTNL; the protein is encoded by the exons ATGTCATGGTTGGGTCGATCAATCGCCAACTCCCTGAATCTCGACGACGACACAAACAACGTCGTTCCACCTCCCAATCAAGATCACTCAACTGACAATCCAAAATCGGAAAATCATCAACAAATAGACGATTTATCTTCACCGACATCGACTTCACGTGGTGTTAAAGAGGATCTGTCGGAGCTAACTAAAACACTAACCAGTCAATTTTGGGGAGTCGCGTCATTTTTAGCTCCACCTCCACAATCCGATTCGTATAAGCCTCTAGATGACTCCAAATCGGATCCGGGTGAGGAGGAACCCGACCCGGCGTCGGGGATCGTAGGTCTTCAGACTGACTTTGCTGAAATCAGTGGGAAGTTCAGGAGCGGGATATCTATACTGTCCAACAATATTGCGGTGTCGGAAATTACGAAAATGGCGTCGAATTTACTGCAATTGGGACCGGAAGAGGAGGAAGGCTTTGATCTGGACAAAGGTGTTGTTGGTGTTACGGAAGAAGTAGTGGTTTTCGTAAGGGACATTGCGATGCATCCTGAAACTTGGTTGGATTTCCCTTTGCCCaaaaatgaagatgaagaag ATTTCTACTTATCTGATGCACAGCAAGAGCATGCCTTAGCTGTTGAACAACTTGCCCCAAGATTGCCTGCTTTGAGGATTGAACTCTGCCCAATTTACATGAGTGAAGCTCGCTTTTGGGAGATATACTTTGTACTCCTTCACCCTCGACTGGATAAACAAGATGCTAAGCTTTTGTCAACACCACAG GTTGTCAAAGCCAGGGCCTCATTGGCACAAGAGTTGCATAAGCGAACTAAGCCAATAGAAGAAGACTGGCCAGAGAAGAGGACTTCTGAATCAAATGACAGAAATGACTCCGGGCATGAAGAGATTGTCTCAGTGCCGTCCACTGCGCTTTCTGCAAATGTGGTTCAAGAGATGTCTAGTGTGGAACCAAGCACTTTTACTGGGGTACCTGTCCCTGGTACCGAGAAGCAGCCTGTCCTTGGTACTGAGAGCCAAGTTGTTGACAAAGCTGtggttgaaggacttgttacccaTAGTAATGTTGGAAAGCAGCCTGTAATTAGCAGTGAAATCCAAATTGTTGACAAACCAGTGGTTGAAGGAGGACTTATTACCCATAGTAAAGTTGAAAAGCAGCCTGTGATTAGCAGTGAAATCCAAATTGTTGACAAACCAGTGGTTGAAGGAGGACTTGCTACCCATAAGAATGTTGAAAAACAGCCTGTGATTAGCAGTGAAATTCGAATTGTTGACAAATCTGTGGTTGAAGGAGGACTTGCTAGCCATAAGAATATTGAAAAACCACAATCTGTTTCCACTAGTAAGTTAGAAGAGAGTGATGAAGATGATGGTGATGATTGGTTAAAGGAAGAAGGCGCAGAATTTGTAGGTGTTAGTAAGACCACCATTCCTGTTGACAATGAGGAGGATGTATCATTTAGTGATCTTGAAGAGGACAACATGGATGTGCCTGCAAATGTTAAGGAAGTAAATTACAGTTGTGAGAAGGACTCTCAATATTGTGTTCAGTTGAGAAAAAGCTCCACCAACTTGTGA